The sequence below is a genomic window from Oscillospiraceae bacterium.
GGCGGGGGCCAGCATCAGGCAGCTGTTGACCGAGGCTCCGTCCACGATGACCGTGCACGCGCCGCACTCGCCCACGCCGCAGCCCTCCTTCACGCTGGTGTACTTCAAATCCTCCCGCAGCACCTTGAGCAGGGTGTCGTAGGGGTTGACCTGCACGGCCACGGCCTCGCCGTTCACCGTCATATGTACCGTAATCTTCTCCATATCCTATCCCTCCAGCGCCTGCGCCAGGGCGCGGCTTACCAGGGTCTCCAGCACCGGCTGCTTGTACTCGGTGGACCAGCGCACGCCCGTGGCCTCCACCATGGCCCGGCCCGCCTCTGCCCCGGCCGCCGCAAACAGCTCCGGGGTGGGCACGGCGCCTGTGAGCAGCGCCTCGGCGCTGTCCACCCGGCGGGTGGTGGGGAAAGCGGCGCCCACGGCGATACGGGCGGCCTTTACGGCCTCCCCCTCCCGCTCCAGCACCACCGCCACGTTGAGCCGGGCGATGGACATGGCCTTCCTCCGGCCCAGCTTCACGAAGGCGCAGGCGGTGCTGGGGTCCAGGGCGCGGAAGCTCAGGTGGGTGAGGATCTCCCCCGCCCCCAGGTTCGTCCGCTCGTTCCCGGCCAGGAGATCGGCCACGGCCGCCTCGCGCGTGCCCTCCGGCCCCGTGATATGGGCCGCGGCGTCCAGAGCCACCAGGGCGGTGACCGGGTCGGCGGAGAGGGAGGCGTTGCACAGGTTGCCCCCCACGGTGCCCAGGTTCCTGGTCTGGGGCCCGCCCACCTTGCCGCAGGCGCAGGCCAGCAGCGGCGCGGCGGCGCGCAGCAGCGGGGAGGCCGCCGCCTCGG
It includes:
- a CDS encoding xanthine dehydrogenase FAD-binding subunit XdhB, translating into MMRFEYVKPASLDGAAAFLAGHPGTARVLAGGTDLMVQIRAGSRRVGGLEYVVDIGGLDELRGIRAEGGEVIVGALTTHAEAAASPLLRAAAPLLACACGKVGGPQTRNLGTVGGNLCNASLSADPVTALVALDAAAHITGPEGTREAAVADLLAGNERTNLGAGEILTHLSFRALDPSTACAFVKLGRRKAMSIARLNVAVVLEREGEAVKAARIAVGAAFPTTRRVDSAEALLTGAVPTPELFAAAGAEAGRAMVEATGVRWSTEYKQPVLETLVSRALAQALEG